One genomic segment of Helianthus annuus cultivar XRQ/B chromosome 14, HanXRQr2.0-SUNRISE, whole genome shotgun sequence includes these proteins:
- the LOC110906612 gene encoding mannose/glucose-specific lectin-like, giving the protein MAGVLNIKKRAGFIPVGLWGRQSGDPQNEWSFELDQGQRLKKITIDHGDDVIYSLMFTTEAAGGVVNTSNKFGGWNGGQTVSEVILDSDEEIVGIKGSVGTKAPYTIISSLSFVTNKTTHGPFGGATSSEFSLPWENGSLVGFYGLAGYYIDGIGVYLRQILKIGTWGKTLPAGPQNKWSFKLEPTYHLTKITIDHGDLIYSLMFTAQYGDLTYTSEKMGGWNGGENVSEITFEGDEEINGISGTVALSRGTYAGLTVVSSISFMTNKKTHGPFGDVRGTPFTVPWNAGSFAGFYGLAGYYIDSIGVYLKATNY; this is encoded by the exons ATGGCAGGAGTACTAAACATCAAGAAAAGAGCGGGATTTATTCCGGTAGGACTTTGGGGAAGACAAAGCGGAGATCCTCAGAATGAGTGGTCTTTTGAACTTGATCAAGGCCAGAGGCTGAAAAAGATAACCATTGATCATGGTGATGATGTGATATACTCTCTCATGTTCACCACTGAAGCTGCTGGAGGTGTAGTGAACACTTCTAACAAATTTGGTGGTTGGAATGGTGGACAAACAGTTTCGGAG GTGATACTTGACTCGGACGAGGAAATAGTTGGAATTAAAGGAAGCGTTGGTACTAAAGCTCCGTATACAATAATTTCTTCACTCTCTTTTGTAACGAACAAGACCACCCATGGACCTTTTGGTGGAGCAACCAGTTCTGAGTTCTCCTTACCTTGGGAGAATGGCTCGTTAGTCGGGTTTTACGGCCTTGCTGGCTATTATATTGATGGCATTGGTGTCTATTTGAGACAAATCTTGAAGATCGGAACATGGGGAAAAACTCTTCCTGCAGGTCCGCAAAATAAGTGGTCTTTCAAACTTGAGCCAACTTATCACTTGACGAAGATAACCATTGATCATGGCGATCTCATATACTCTCTGATGTTCACCGCACAATACGGAGACTTAACATACACTTCTGAAAAGATGGGTGGTTGGAATGGTGGAGAAAATGTTTCTGAG ATTACATTCGAAGGGGACGAAGAAATTAATGGCATTAGTGGCACAGTTGCATTGTCAAGGGGAACTTATGCGGGTCTCACAGTAGTTTCGTCAATATCATTCATGACCAATAAAAAAACCCATGGGCCATTTGGTGACGTAAGAGGGACGCCTTTTACAGTACCATGGAATGCGGGTTCATTCGCTGGATTTTACGGCCTTGCGGGTTATTATATTGATAGCATTGGTGTTTATTTGAAGGCTACAAACTACTGA